TCAGGTCGCCCACCACCGCCACGCGCAGCCCCCTGCACCGCTCCAGGATCTCTTCCAGCCGCGCGCGTGTCAGCCGCTCCATCCCGCCCTCGTTCAGCCCCCGTGCAGCACCCGGCCACGGCCAGGAAAAGAGGCGGGGAATCTAGACACCCGGCGGAACGGTGTCAAAGGTGGCCCCGGTAGACGGCGCAGGCGATATTATCGCCCGAGTCCCCGGTCCTTCCCTGCCCTGACGCCGCCGACGACGTGAATCACGATCGCGCCTTCGTCCCGCTGGACTTCGCGCGCCTTCCCGAGGCCGAGATGCTGCGCCGCGCGCGCGAGTTCTACGCGGAGATGAACCGGCGGCGTACGACCCGCCACTTCTCGGACCAGGCGGTGCCGCGGGAGATGATCGAGTACGCCATCCGCACAGCGGGGACGGCTCCGTCCGGCGCGCACCAGCAGCCGTGGACCTTCGTGGTAGTGGGCGACGCGGAGATGAAACGGAAGATGCGCGAGGCGGCGGAAGAGGAGGAGCGCGCCAACTACGGCGGACGGATGCCCCCGGAGTGGCTGCACGCCCTGGCGCCGCTCGGGACAGACGCGGTGAAGGAGCACATCACCACCGCGCCGTGGGTGGTGATCCTTTTCCGCCAGCGGCATGGGGTAAATGCGGACGGAAGCCAGCGCACCCACTACTACTCGACAGAAAGCTGCGG
The genomic region above belongs to Longimicrobium sp. and contains:
- a CDS encoding nitroreductase family protein; amino-acid sequence: MLRRAREFYAEMNRRRTTRHFSDQAVPREMIEYAIRTAGTAPSGAHQQPWTFVVVGDAEMKRKMREAAEEEERANYGGRMPPEWLHALAPLGTDAVKEHITTAPWVVILFRQRHGVNADGSQRTHYYSTESCGIAAGLFIAAVHQMGLATLTHTPSPMGFLSELLQRPANEKPFLLMPVGYPAADARVPDLSRKPLDEISTWFE